The Syngnathus acus chromosome 12, fSynAcu1.2, whole genome shotgun sequence genome contains the following window.
AGACAGGCGACAGGAATAAAGACGTTTCTACAAGAAACAATCTTTCCAAAGAGGGGGGCGATGGAAGGTGACTTCCTGTACACAGTGgaccttcttttcttttgcttgtcatttcatttccttttacaGATCCCTGATAATActtcttttttctgtttttaaatattcagtCTTTTTTGTCCTAGAAAACATCTTAAAAGTGAGACCCTGCAACgacatctaaaaaaaagttgcagatTTTCTGTACAAGTTTACAATCCAAACAGAAAGCAAGTCTCCAGTATTGTGACAGCGAGTCCATGAGAGACAAGTCGCGTCTGCCCGGCAAGGCGGAAgtgcatttgacttttttctttttcttttgcaatcGCAAGAACCGTTAGAACACTGACGGAATAACACGTGAAGAGAAGCTCGCCGATACAGCGATGGGACTCGAATGAATGCTTAATTGATGTACAGAATCTTGAAGTGAACTTTTGCCAGCGACACCACACGCGCCATGGCCGTCCGTTCTTTTGAAATGGGCCGCCTTTTGTTTGCTCCTATCCCGACCGACTCTGCTCAAATGAGGGCCTTtcttttgatttcaaaagACAAAGTGTGAATGGAGATTCGGAGCCCCGTTAGGATGGTGAACGTTCGTTCATCAGGTCGATCGGTGTTGAAAAAATCCTCTCGCCTCTTTTTGTGAACAAGTCAAATGGATGGAACAGCACCGTAAATGGTAAACGTTGGCAGTTTGGCTCAGTTGAGCGTCCCCCGGCAGTTCTCGGCGCCGCACAAGCAAGGGATCTTCTCGTCCTCGATGGGGAACTTGTAGTCGTACGTGATCTCCTCGTTGACGTTGATGGGCTGCCGCGAGTAGATGACGATCTTCTTCTGCGACTCCACCGTGATCACCTTGGCGTAACAGTTGGgctggaacaaaaacaaacaaacgcatGACCACATGCAATCTGTCGTGTTTGGCACAGTGCAATCAAAATAGTCAGTCagtaggaaggaaggaaggaaggaaggaaggagttaaggtgggaaggaaggaaggaagcttGTGGGTGAGGCCGCCTTACGTTGCAGCTGTGGTTGATGAAGCGCGCAAAGTTGCCGCACTTGGTGGCGTCGATGATGGTGTCGTGGTCCACGCGGAACATGTAGCTGCTGCCGATGCCCTCCTCCTCGTAACGCTTCTCACGCATGTCCGCAATCACCTAAAGGCCGCCACAGACACCAAACGCACAACTTGAGTCCACGCAGCGTTGGActgcaaaatacaattttttttctaaaaaatatatatacatataataattttatttgcGTAAAATTACCTTGAGCAACTTTAACCCTCTCAAAAATACAACCTACTCTATTGTTCCCAAATGATTTGACAAAGGGCGCTCTCACCTGTCTGATGTTTTGCCCCACGTACTCGATGACCATCTCGTCGGCGGCAATGGGCTCCAAAGCAAACAGACCCCAGTCGTGGATGTGCGACTTGCAGAATCGGATCTTCTTCTTACGGAACTGGAAGAGCAGACATTTGTCGTTTTGCGGCAAAAAGACAAACGCGAGCGTGCGTGCGGGTGCTCACTTTTAGCTGGTTGAACTTCAGCAGGTCGCTGTCGCAAGCAAACGATGACAACAAGCGCCGCTGCTCGGAGCGCCGCTCCGACCCCGCCCTGGTGGAGGCGTGGACTTGCGCAGGAATACTCATACCCTGAGTCACAGAGAGACAGAACACGTCAGCCGCATTCCTGGACAGAATCAAGCACGAGCGGCATCCCCACCTGAGTGTCGACGGGCGGCTCCTCCGACTGCAGCCGCGTGCTCTGCAGATACTTGATCTTGTCCTTCTTGTCAATCTTGTAGTAACCTTCGCTTCGGGCACAGCCGGTCATGTGATCCCTCATGCCGTCATCtcgcctcttcttcttcactcGGGGGATGTTGGTTTGTGCGGGGCCGTCAAGGAAAGAACTCGATGGCTTTTGGGGCGCAGGGAAACGAATGCCTTGCTGCCAACAGAGGGCGCTGCTACACAACGTGACTCAGACACAACTTGCAAGACTATTCTTATAAAATGACGactatcaaataaaaaaaaaatccccccacCTACCTCCCAACATTTCCtcaaaaatgtactttttgaaAGATCAAAAAACCACCTTACAACCAATTTGAGTAAGTTGACTTTAGGCTTGAGCAACGCTCGCTGctcagccggccggccgggaaAGGATATGCGGATGATTAACCCAAAGCGTGTCGTTGAGCCAGTCGTTGCCGTTGTCCTGCTGCAGCATCTCGTCGTAGGTGACCTGCAGGAGCCGGATGTCCTCTTCGTCGATGCCTTCGTTCCAGATGTCGTACAGGATGGTCATCTCCTCAAAGTCGCTGCGTCTGGAGAAgtaggcgtgtggcggcgtggtgACGGGGGACAGGCTGTCCAGCAGAAGCTCCTCCCAGCCTCGCCGCGCCCGCCGCGCCGGCTTCGTGGCCACGGGGGCCTCCTCTTCGTAGGACAGGAAGCCGTCTTCGGGCGGCAGCGTCGTCGTCTGAACCCCCGATTCGGGGCCGTCTCGCAAAGGAGTCGCGTCGGGCGACAGCTCCGAAGACTCCGAGGCCAGGGGGGTCTTTTTCCCTTTGGGCCGTCCCGGTTTGCGCTTGGACGGGACGACGCCGTCCGCTATCTCGGACCCGGCGTCTCCGGAGGGGGCGACCGTACCTGTTGACGAGGCTCGGTTAGCGAAGGCGCCGACGGGCGGCTCCTTAAACGCGGGACGCTCGTCCAGGCTCTCGGAGGAGATCTTTCGATTAAGTGCGGCCGGGTCAGGGAAGACGGGGGTGAAGGTTAAGTCTCGCCCCGGAGTACGAGGGACTCCGGCGCTGAGGACGGGAGACTGAGCAGGGTAGGAGAAAGGACTACCGGGAATGTGCGGGGAGCCCAGCATTAGGCTGCTGCTCCCCGTGAGCGGGGCGTCGCTACCTGGGGTGTTGGGCACCGTGTCCGTGCTCTGGGACTTGCCCAGACCGCGGGCTCGCTCCATCAGGTCTCGGCCGGGCGTGCGGGGAACGTCCTCGTCCGTGGTGGGCAGACGAGCGCGTTGGGGGAGCTCCGGGGGCGGGTGGAGGAGGGAACGACCTTCTACTGCGGGGTGAGGTGGGAGAGGGAGGTACATTAAAGAGGGGGAAGCGGCCAGCGGGGGGGCTTTGGAACGGAGGTGGGACGGGGTTACTCCCACGGGCGTGGCGGCCGCTCCCTCAACCGCCGCTTTACCTTTGACTTTGCTCTCCTGGTCGCTGTCGGACGGAAGGGCGCCCGTCGGCGTGGGCGGACGGAGGTTCTCCCGAGGTTCCGACCTGGCCGCGCCACTTTCATCGCCGCTGACGTCTTCCTCTTTGACTAGAAAATCACAAGCGTGCTTCCCTTTAACTTTTTCTACCCAAGCGAAAAGTGAGGCGCAAGTAAACAAACGGTGCAGTTGAGAGATCCCACCTTTGGGCGACGGTGGCTTCGCTTCCTCCGCCTCTTCAGGACTTGGAGGTCTAAATTTAGCTTTGCTGCTCAGCTCTTCCGTGGCGGCGTCCCCGATAAGGACCGGAGGCGGACTAGCCGCCTTGGAGTCCGTCTCTCCCTCTCCGTCcgacgaagatgacgacgaAGAGGACGAAGAGGACGAAGAGGAGGTCTTGGTGGCTTTGCCCGCGTCGTCGTCTTCCAACTCCACCTCCGAGACCTCTTCTTCCGAGCTGAGCTCGTACTCGGAGGAGTCCGAGCTGGCCGACGAGGCGTCCGAGCTGCTCTGGGACGACGCCGAGCTCGCCGACTCTGCGGGAGACGATGGCGTCAGATGACACGCTGCGCGACGCCAAAGGCGGGTAAAAATGAAGTACCGTCGTCGGAGGAGTCCGACGATACGCTGTCGCTGGACGAGTTTCTGTTGGCTTCCTCGTCGACGCTCTGCCAAGACAAAGAACAGGGTGACTTCACGATTGAAGAAAGAAATCAACAAAGCTGTCGCTCTACTATAGGTGCAAGAAAATGGTTTTTTGTTCCACCCCGACCGACCTCCCATCACAATCACACAATCAAGACTTGAGCGCACTTACTTGACTTGGCGACAGCCTGTCACCGGGCGCCGTCTCGTCAGCTCGCTCGTCTCGGTCGCCCAGCGACTCCTCCTTGCCCGACGtgtccgcctcctcctcgccCTCGCTGTCCAGGTCAAGCGGGCGCGAGTGTCTCCGCTTTGTCGGAACGCCGTCGCCATCCATTTTGGAGTCGTCCAACGGGAGCTCCGCCGTATCTTGATCGCGCTCTGACCAAGATCAATGACAAATAAGGAGTGCAATCGTAATTCATTGACCTTCAGGATGTAgttaatttgacattttacgTACAAAAAATCCAATCATTAGGCAAATTGAAtcattcaaatattaaaacgatattatttatttgatcattaagtagcaatatttgaatttattcaaatgagttctatatatatatatatatatatatatatatatgtatatgtatatatatatatatatatatatatacatacatacacactaccgttcaaaagtttggggtcacaaaattgtttgggtgaccccaaacctttgaacggtagtgtatatatttatttagataaatatttatagattatatatataatcttctgtgtaaaaaatcttataatatatatgtatacttatattcatagattatatatactCTTATACaaataagatataatttatcatatttaattcataatattttattataataatatttacactaccgttcaaaagtttggggtcacccaaacaattttgtgaccccaaacttttgaacggtaaaTGAACAGTGATTTGAGCTATCGTAAAAAAAATCGcaaaatacagtacaaaatTACCTTCATCCTCCAACTCGTCATCCACGGGAGTGGAGGGCCGCGCTCGTTTGTTCTCCCCGGCGGCGATGGCCTCTGGCGGGTCCTTCCTTTTCACCTGCGTGCCACATTCCAAAGCTTAACACCAAAGGCGAGtttggaaaggaaaggaaaggagcTTTGGCCACCTTGAAGGAGGGCAAGCGGATGGCTCCTCGCAAGCCGATGCTCAGTCCCATGCCCTCGTAACCCAAACCCTCGCCGCCTTTGTTCCAGTTCTCCAGCAGACTTGAGCCCAAAGTCTCTTTGGGTTTAGGTCGCTCTTCTTCCTTTCCCTCCGCACCTTTGATTGGAGTCGAGGACGCCTGGGACGGGAACATTTGGAACAACTTGAGGATAGAACACTACAATGCAGCAAAGTGACAAAATACTTCAAAatacagaagaagaaaaatgccaCAAGTACGTCCGGATCGACTGCACTATTACAGTCTTTTCAAAGTCCTTCAAAGtcgactttgactttttgatctgaataaatacggtaaacGTGTACTCTCAAGCGAACACTACAGCGCCCCCTTGAGGCCAAGGTGCACACAGCAGAAAGAGCGGCTAGATTTCATTGCAGTCACGTTTTTGAACTGATGGCAATTCATTTTCTGGTCAAAGTAATATTCAAAGGCCAGTTTGGATATCCATCGCTATAAACAGCAGTGGAAAAGAATTGTGAGTCGTTTCCACCTCCCCCTAATTCCCTCAAGGCCAATCCAGGGAAAGCAAATTTGAAAGCATGCGACTTACTTTTGCCGAGCGTTCCTTCTTTTCCCACCACTCATCGAAGGCCCTGAAagccaccacctccaccattTTGCGATTGAGGTCCCTCTTCATGATGGCCTTCAATTCTTTGACAATGACCTGCAGCACCCCTTCCACGGTGGCCTTGTGGGGGTCCTCCTTTTTCGTCTCGTATCCAGGGGGAGGAACGGTGGGGTTGAACTTGGGCATGCCGGGATGCTGCCACTGATGCGGCGGCGCCCCGCCGTGCGCGGCGGCGCCAGCGCCCATGGATAGGTGTTGGTACGACGGGGCAAAGGGCCCAGAGGCGGCGCCGTCCAGGAAGTGCGGGTAAGGGTAAGGGCCGCGCGTCTGCGCCATACGGCTCAGCATCTGCTGCTGCATCTGGAAGGACATGGGCACCGTGCTCCACTGCTCCCACCGCAAACAGTTCATTAGCTCCATTTGGACCATGGGGATCATGCCGGGCGCGTAGGCGGCCGCCATGTGGGGCAGCAGGTGCGGGTGCACGGCCAGGTGAGCCGGATGGCCCGGCACGGTGCCCAGGTGGTGGTGGGCCATGGCGAAGCCCGCCTGGTGGGCCAGGTGGGAGAAGCCCGGTGGGGGCAAGGCCAGGGTCTGGATGGGGGACACGGCCGAGTTGACCACGATGCCTTTGCTACAGTCGCCGCCGGCGTTCGGCGTGCCGGGCATCTCGTCGTCGGAAATCTCCATGTCCTCTCCGGACGATTGatgactctgtgtgtgtgtgtgtgtgacggaAAAGATGTCACCGCAAATCCACGACGCTGGCCTGACAATGAACGCGATGACGACGGACGGCGCTTACCGTCTCCATTTTGTCGGTGGCCGCGGGCGCTCGAGGATGTTCCTCTTTGACCTGGCCGTTGCTGTCGCGCTCCAGGGGTGAACCGCTCCTCTTGACCAGCGAGGCGGTTCCGGGGACGGGCTCATCGTCTTCGTCCGAGTCCGGCAGCGGCGTGGGACTGATGTCCTCCAAGCCCGTGCTACAGGGCCGGGAGTCGGGCGCTCCGCCGCCCGTGTACGGCGGGATGGGGGAGAGCTgcgaggacgaggaggaaatGGGACTGCCCTCCATTCGCACCTCAGTGTCCGAGTCTCGCTCGGCCAGGAAAGGCAGTTTAGTCCTTTTCTCCTTGAGCAGCATCTCGATGCGCGAGTCCAGGCTATTGcgctcggcggcggcggcggcgggcgagCCCGGCGACGGGCAGCGCTCGGGCGTCCTCGGGGGAGGAGTGCTGGGATGGGGTCCCGGTTCTGGCGGGGGCTCGGGGACGGGAGGGGTTTCGGGTCCGTCCTTTGAGGGCAAAAGCTCAGCGGGTGCGGCCAGAGGCGGCTGAGGCTGTCGCTGGTACTCGCCCTCCCTTTGGGACGGGTGATGAAACGTCGCTTCCGACGGCGGGAAAGCGGGAGGTAAGGGAGCTTGGTAAGGCGAGAAAGCCGACTTGAAGTTGGGCGTGGTGGGGGGAGGTGCCGTGTAGGAGAAAGAGGGGGTCGAATGTGCGGGTTCGGGCGGGGtgaggtgctgctgctgctgcttcgaGGGCGCATGCTCGGACGTGGCGCCGCGGTAcatgttgctgcggtactgaGGCCTCTCGGGTCTGCGATTGTAGGCGTCCTGGAACTTGCTCTCGTGTCGCCGCGACTTGTAGCCTCCGGAGCTCTCCGCCCGGCCAGACTGGTACGCGGGTGTGGACTGGCGACTGGAGTAGCTGGAGTCTTGCGAGTAGGGGGTGCCCGCTTGGCGCGGCGTCCCCTGGGACTGGGGCGTGTCCTGCCGAAGGCTGGAGTAGCCCGTCTCCAGGGACAGCGGCGTGGTggaggtgctgctgctgccgccgggCGGCACCGGGCCCGCCGCGGCCGACAAGCTGCTCTCCGACAACCGGCGGATGGGTTCGCATGACTTTGGAGGGGGACGCAGAAAAATGGCGCTATGAGACGTTGAAGACAACATTTCACCCAGaattgcacacaaaataaaaagctcaATGCGAtaacagccaatcacaggcgACTTTTACCAGTAAAGCTTCAGCCAGGCTACGAGGGGAAACTTCTCTGGCTTCCTCCACGCCGACAGGCAGCGTCCGCGGCGTGTAGCTTCCATTCATCAGGAGCTGGAAGTACCGAAGGCGATTCTCACCTGAGGAACAGTTAAGAGACAATCAACACGCCGCGGTTAACAATGCACAAACAATGACCCAGTCAAAGAACAAAAGgttcaaaaaacatttcagtcTTTCAAACGAGGTTAAAATGTACCGTAAATGCTGTACAGTGTGCGGAACGCATCACAaacgttttttgtttcatggagGGCCGCAACAAATTCATGGAAAATCCACGGATGAGCTGAACCCTTGGAAATTCAAATGATTCCAAAGTGTCAATAAAtacaagcacgcacgcacgcacgcatttCCACTAAATGCCATTTGCTGGGGGCGGGATTTGTTTACAGGGCTGAAATTAAGCCCAGTGGGGAGTCGCCGGCGCCCTCAGCCAGGGGCTTGAGGGAGCAGGGATTACTTTCAATGAAATTCAATTAGCCCTCAGTTCCCAAGCAATGCAGGTGATCACATGACAGCTGTCGCCCATAGTAAGCCAGACGCCGTCACAAGTGCGGAGTTGTTTACCTTTGGGGTCCAGTTCCACGTGGATGATGTTTCCCATCACGGAGGTGTTGTGCAGCATCTGCACGGCCGTCTTGGCGGCTTTGACGCTCTCAAAGACCACCTTGGCGATGCCCAAGTGCTTCTTGTTTTTGGGGTTGTAAAGGATCTCCACCTGCTCGATGTCGCCAAACTTCTTGCACATGTCCGTCAGGAAGCCCTCGCGGATGTTGTCGTTCAAGCGGGCGAACGTCACCTCCTTCGGGGGCACGGGGCCGATGTAATATTCGTCGATCTTCAGTGAGAGAGTGGATTTTTAGGGGACTCAACAATGCAACAGTTGTCCGGGAAATGCCGACAAAAGCTGCTAATACCAAATGAACATTTCGTTGGATTGGTAAGTAGAGAGCGGCTACTATGGGTTCCCCTCTCTTGGACTAGAAAGCCCAAATAAGAGCAAGGGGGTGTGTCTGGAACTTATGACAACCCCTGCTTTCCCACCCACCTTTCACCCCAAGGAAAAGACTGGCTGTCAAGACTACCTTGAACTTGGGCACCGGTAGGTCCGTTTCTTTGTATTTGGTCCAAAGGCGACCGATCCTCGGGTCTCGGACGCTGTCCACCGGTGGCATCCCCGGGTTctgcggaggaggaggcggggagGGAGCACATTGCTGACTGTCATCCACCCAAAGCACTATCTCACTCCGACGACAAGTAAACAAAGTAGCGTAAAGTCGCGTGAGCGATGATGGAGGCTGAGTCCGGAGGAGCGATCACGGAGCTCGGCTGcttggcggcggtggcggccgTCCACTTACGGGCATGTTGAAAGCATGTCCATCGTAGCGAAACAGCTTGTGCGATCCCTTCTTGAGCGCCGGGTCGATGATCAACTTGAAACTTCTCCAGTTGTGACTCCGCTTCTCCGTCGGGCCGGGGTGACCGTCCGTGCCGCCGTTGGCCAACGCTGaaagcacacacacggcaAGGCAAAGCCGAGCTAACGTGAGGCAGCGGCGGCTAAAGCACGGacgctcgcccgcccgcccgctcgtTCCCTttaccgccgccgccaccagcACCTTCCTCGTCCGCGGCACTTGCACTAAAATCGTTACTTACACATGCGTGACTTGGTGTGGCTCGCCAAGGCAATTGAGAGAAAGGTGGCGAAAGAAAAGGGGGGCTTACTTGAACTCTGCTTTCTGCCATGGTCCTCGCACAATTTGTTTCTCTCCCCCGGCTTGGACATGATTCGCCCCGATCGAGGGATCCTTTCTTGTTGAATCGGTGAGATAAAGGGGAATCGCTTTTCGCCCCGCTCACATTACATGATTTGGCTGGAAGAAGGGTGGAAGTGGCTCCTTTCTGAGCGAGAGCCCGCACATATTgtgtggctgctgctgctgctgctcgagTCTGTGCTCcggctgttgctgctgctgtgagGAGCTTCAGCAGGGTACGGTAGCTTCTTTCTGTCTCTCCCACAATACACCgcttagcttagcttagcttagcttagcttagGCTTTGGCCCCACGTCGAAACGGCGGGCGCACTTTCGCCACGACAACTGCAACCCGCTCGTGGAATAAAGACAAAGGCGCCGTGTAACGTGATACGCTAAGAACTCTCcgttaaaaatatatacaaacacacacatatatatgtatatgcgCGTGTGACTTTGTCGGGAATatgtttctgtatttttccGGGTCAGGTTGACCGTCTCTACACGCTTTTGACGAATCTGCTTCTACTCGCATTGGCCAAACGTTCGATATGAACTCGTTAGACTCGCAACCGAAATGTGAATCAAATCGAACGGCAGGcaatttccttgtttttacaaaacagCAATAGTCCAAATCTGAGAATACGTTTCAAATACAGAAGGCCGTTTTGAGCTGGTTACTGCATCACCCCAAAGAAATACTGGAGTGTCTTTTCCCATAGCGAACGTCAGCTGACGCCGTGTTTACGTTTCATTTGAACATTATATATGACTTGCTTTACCAAagagttttgttttgactggCTACCAAACCGTAGCAGAATCGCCAAtgaaatatgaacaaaaccCATCTGGTATCCCTTGATGTAGATATCTAAATGCGACTTTAAAACTCAAT
Protein-coding sequences here:
- the setd1ba gene encoding histone-lysine N-methyltransferase SETD1B-A isoform X4 — protein: MPNPGMPPVDSVRDPRIGRLWTKYKETDLPVPKFKIDEYYIGPVPPKEVTFARLNDNIREGFLTDMCKKFGDIEQVEILYNPKNKKHLGIAKVVFESVKAAKTAVQMLHNTSVMGNIIHVELDPKGENRLRYFQLLMNGSYTPRTLPVGVEEAREVSPRSLAEALLSCEPIRRLSESSLSAAAGPVPPGGSSSTSTTPLSLETGYSSLRQDTPQSQGTPRQAGTPYSQDSSYSSRQSTPAYQSGRAESSGGYKSRRHESKFQDAYNRRPERPQYRSNMYRGATSEHAPSKQQQQHLTPPEPAHSTPSFSYTAPPPTTPNFKSAFSPYQAPLPPAFPPSEATFHHPSQREGEYQRQPQPPLAAPAELLPSKDGPETPPVPEPPPEPGPHPSTPPPRTPERCPSPGSPAAAAAERNSLDSRIEMLLKEKRTKLPFLAERDSDTEVRMEGSPISSSSSQLSPIPPYTGGGAPDSRPCSTGLEDISPTPLPDSDEDDEPVPGTASLVKRSGSPLERDSNGQVKEEHPRAPAATDKMETSHQSSGEDMEISDDEMPGTPNAGGDCSKGIVVNSAVSPIQTLALPPPGFSHLAHQAGFAMAHHHLGTVPGHPAHLAVHPHLLPHMAAAYAPGMIPMVQMELMNCLRWEQWSTVPMSFQMQQQMLSRMAQTRGPYPYPHFLDGAASGPFAPSYQHLSMGAGAAAHGGAPPHQWQHPGMPKFNPTVPPPGYETKKEDPHKATVEGVLQVIVKELKAIMKRDLNRKMVEVVAFRAFDEWWEKKERSAKASSTPIKGAEGKEEERPKPKETLGSSLLENWNKGGEGLGYEGMGLSIGLRGAIRLPSFKVKRKDPPEAIAAGENKRARPSTPVDDELEDEERDQDTAELPLDDSKMDGDGVPTKRRHSRPLDLDSEGEEEADTSGKEESLGDRDERADETAPGDRLSPSQSVDEEANRNSSSDSVSSDSSDDESASSASSQSSSDASSASSDSSEYELSSEEEVSEVELEDDDAGKATKTSSSSSSSSSSSSSSDGEGETDSKAASPPPVLIGDAATEELSSKAKFRPPSPEEAEEAKPPSPKVKEEDVSGDESGAARSEPRENLRPPTPTGALPSDSDQESKVKGKAAVEGAAATPVGVTPSHLRSKAPPLAASPSLMYLPLPPHPAVEGRSLLHPPPELPQRARLPTTDEDVPRTPGRDLMERARGLGKSQSTDTVPNTPGSDAPLTGSSSLMLGSPHIPGSPFSYPAQSPVLSAGVPRTPGRDLTFTPVFPDPAALNRKISSESLDERPAFKEPPVGAFANRASSTGTVAPSGDAGSEIADGVVPSKRKPGRPKGKKTPLASESSELSPDATPLRDGPESGVQTTTLPPEDGFLSYEEEAPVATKPARRARRGWEELLLDSLSPVTTPPHAYFSRRSDFEEMTILYDIWNEGIDEEDIRLLQVTYDEMLQQDNGNDWLNDTLWVNHPQTNIPRVKKKRRDDGMRDHMTGCARSEGYYKIDKKDKIKYLQSTRLQSEEPPVDTQGMSIPAQVHASTRAGSERRSEQRRLLSSFACDSDLLKFNQLKFRKKKIRFCKSHIHDWGLFALEPIAADEMVIEYVGQNIRQVIADMREKRYEEEGIGSSYMFRVDHDTIIDATKCGNFARFINHSCNPNCYAKVITVESQKKIVIYSRQPINVNEEITYDYKFPIEDEKIPCLCGAENCRGTLN
- the setd1ba gene encoding histone-lysine N-methyltransferase SETD1B-A isoform X6, whose product is MSKPGERNKLCEDHGRKQSSTLANGGTDGHPGPTEKRSHNWRSFKLIIDPALKKGSHKLFRYDGHAFNMPNPGMPPVDSVRDPRIGRLWTKYKETDLPVPKFKIDEYYIGPVPPKEVTFARLNDNIREGFLTDMCKKFGDIEQVEILYNPKNKKHLGIAKVVFESVKAAKTAVQMLHNTSVMGNIIHVELDPKGENRLRYFQLLMNGSYTPRTLPVGVEEAREVSPRSLAEALLSCEPIRRLSESSLSAAAGPVPPGGSSSTSTTPLSLETGYSSLRQDTPQSQGTPRQAGTPYSQDSSYSSRQSTPAYQSGRAESSGGYKSRRHESKFQDAYNRRPERPQYRSNMYRGATSEHAPSKQQQQHLTPPEPAHSTPSFSYTAPPPTTPNFKSAFSPYQAPLPPAFPPSEATFHHPSQREGEYQRQPQPPLAAPAELLPSKDGPETPPVPEPPPEPGPHPSTPPPRTPERCPSPGSPAAAAAERNSLDSRIEMLLKEKRTKLPFLAERDSDTEVRMEGSPISSSSSQLSPIPPYTGGGAPDSRPCSTGLEDISPTPLPDSDEDDEPVPGTASLVKRSGSPLERDSNGQVKEEHPRAPAATDKMETSHQSSGEDMEISDDEMPGTPNAGGDCSKGIVVNSAVSPIQTLALPPPGFSHLAHQAGFAMAHHHLGTVPGHPAHLAVHPHLLPHMAAAYAPGMIPMVQMELMNCLRWEQWSTVPMSFQMQQQMLSRMAQTRGPYPYPHFLDGAASGPFAPSYQHLSMGAGAAAHGGAPPHQWQHPGMPKFNPTVPPPGYETKKEDPHKATVEGVLQVIVKELKAIMKRDLNRKMVEVVAFRAFDEWWEKKERSAKASSTPIKGAEGKEEERPKPKETLGSSLLENWNKGGEGLGYEGMGLSIGLRGAIRLPSFKVKRKDPPEAIAAGENKRARPSTPVDDELEDEERDQDTAELPLDDSKMDGDGVPTKRRHSRPLDLDSEGEEEADTSGKEESLGDRDERADETAPGDRLSPSQSVDEEANRNSSSDSVSSDSSDDESASSASSQSSSDASSASSDSSEYELSSEEEVSEVELEDDDAGKATKTSSSSSSSSSSSSSSDGEGETDSKAASPPPVLIGDAATEELSSKAKFRPPSPEEAEEAKPPSPKVKEEDVSGDESGAARSEPRENLRPPTPTGALPSDSDQESKVKGTVAPSGDAGSEIADGVVPSKRKPGRPKGKKTPLASESSELSPDATPLRDGPESGVQTTTLPPEDGFLSYEEEAPVATKPARRARRGWEELLLDSLSPVTTPPHAYFSRRSDFEEMTILYDIWNEGIDEEDIRLLQVTYDEMLQQDNGNDWLNDTLWVNHPQTNIPRVKKKRRDDGMRDHMTGCARSEGYYKIDKKDKIKYLQSTRLQSEEPPVDTQGMSIPAQVHASTRAGSERRSEQRRLLSSFACDSDLLKFNQLKFRKKKIRFCKSHIHDWGLFALEPIAADEMVIEYVGQNIRQVIADMREKRYEEEGIGSSYMFRVDHDTIIDATKCGNFARFINHSCNPNCYAKVITVESQKKIVIYSRQPINVNEEITYDYKFPIEDEKIPCLCGAENCRGTLN
- the setd1ba gene encoding histone-lysine N-methyltransferase SETD1B-A isoform X3; translation: MSKPGERNKLCEDHGRKQSSTLANGGTDGHPGPTEKRSHNWRSFKLIIDPALKKGSHKLFRYDGHAFNMPNPGMPPVDSVRDPRIGRLWTKYKETDLPVPKFKIDEYYIGPVPPKEVTFARLNDNIREGFLTDMCKKFGDIEQVEILYNPKNKKHLGIAKVVFESVKAAKTAVQMLHNTSVMGNIIHVELDPKGENRLRYFQLLMNGSYTPRTLPVGVEEAREVSPRSLAEALLSCEPIRRLSESSLSAAAGPVPPGGSSSTSTTPLSLETGYSSLRQDTPQSQGTPRQAGTPYSQDSSYSSRQSTPAYQSGRAESSGGYKSRRHESKFQDAYNRRPERPQYRSNMYRGATSEHAPSKQQQQHLTPPEPAHSTPSFSYTAPPPTTPNFKSAFSPYQAPLPPAFPPSEATFHHPSQREGEYQRQPQPPLAAPAELLPSKDGPETPPVPEPPPEPGPHPSTPPPRTPERCPSPGSPAAAAAERNSLDSRIEMLLKEKRTKLPFLAERDSDTEVRMEGSPISSSSSQLSPIPPYTGGGAPDSRPCSTGLEDISPTPLPDSDEDDEPVPGTASLVKRSGSPLERDSNGQVKEEHPRAPAATDKMETSHQSSGEDMEISDDEMPGTPNAGGDCSKGIVVNSAVSPIQTLALPPPGFSHLAHQAGFAMAHHHLGTVPGHPAHLAVHPHLLPHMAAAYAPGMIPMVQMELMNCLRWEQWSTVPMSFQMQQQMLSRMAQTRGPYPYPHFLDGAASGPFAPSYQHLSMGAGAAAHGGAPPHQWQHPGMPKFNPTVPPPGYETKKEDPHKATVEGVLQVIVKELKAIMKRDLNRKMVEVVAFRAFDEWWEKKERSAKASSTPIKGAEGKEEERPKPKETLGSSLLENWNKGGEGLGYEGMGLSIGLRGAIRLPSFKVKRKDPPEAIAAGENKRARPSTPVDDELEDEERDQDTAELPLDDSKMDGDGVPTKRRHSRPLDLDSEGEEEADTSGKEESLGDRDERADETAPGDRLSPSQSVDEEANRNSSSDSVSSDSSDDESASSASSQSSSDASSASSDSSEYELSSEEEVSEVELEDDDAGKATKTSSSSSSSSSSSSSSDGEGETDSKAASPPPVLIGDAATEELSSKAKFRPPSPEEAEEAKPPSPKVKEEDVSGDESGAARSEPRENLRPPTPTGALPSDSDQESKVKVEGRSLLHPPPELPQRARLPTTDEDVPRTPGRDLMERARGLGKSQSTDTVPNTPGSDAPLTGSSSLMLGSPHIPGSPFSYPAQSPVLSAGVPRTPGRDLTFTPVFPDPAALNRKISSESLDERPAFKEPPVGAFANRASSTGTVAPSGDAGSEIADGVVPSKRKPGRPKGKKTPLASESSELSPDATPLRDGPESGVQTTTLPPEDGFLSYEEEAPVATKPARRARRGWEELLLDSLSPVTTPPHAYFSRRSDFEEMTILYDIWNEGIDEEDIRLLQVTYDEMLQQDNGNDWLNDTLWVNHPQTNIPRVKKKRRDDGMRDHMTGCARSEGYYKIDKKDKIKYLQSTRLQSEEPPVDTQGMSIPAQVHASTRAGSERRSEQRRLLSSFACDSDLLKFNQLKFRKKKIRFCKSHIHDWGLFALEPIAADEMVIEYVGQNIRQVIADMREKRYEEEGIGSSYMFRVDHDTIIDATKCGNFARFINHSCNPNCYAKVITVESQKKIVIYSRQPINVNEEITYDYKFPIEDEKIPCLCGAENCRGTLN